CGGCATCCGCAGGTGAGGATCCTCTTCATCTCCGGCCACGCGCACACCCACGCGGGCGAGGACCTCGGCGACCAACTGGCCTGGCGCTTCGTCCACAAGCCGTTCTCCATGGAGCGCCTGGTACGCAGGGTGCGGGAGGCACTCCAGGAGCCGGTCTGAGGCCGCCGCAGAGGAACCGCGTCGTGCCGGAACAACGGCCTTCAGGCCACTGTAACGGTTCACGGATTTCCTGAGAATCTGCCCTCGGGGTTTGCGTATCCTGCCGCATCATGGCAGACGCAGCGACATCCGAATGCCCCAACTGCAGACGGCTCGAAGCCCTTCTGGTCGCTCTGGAAGCCCACTTCCGCTTCATCACGACGCCGGGCGTGGAGCCGACGAACGACCTTGCGGAGCAGCCGCTGCGGTTTGTGGTGATCGACCGGCGCATCACGCAAGGCACGCGGGGTGAGGCCGGACGGCAATGGTGCGAGCGGTTCTGGACGGTGCGTGCCACCTGCGCCCAGCAGGACCGCTCTGTCTTCGAGTTCCTTCACAGCGCCGTGACGGCCTCCTTCACGACCCGCCCTGCACGGTCCCTTCTGGCGGCTTGACCAGAAAGCCGTGAACGGTTACAGGCACGCGAAGCACCCGGGCCAGAAGGAACGCAGACAGACCGAGGGTGAGAGGTGGCTCGGAAGTCACCAGGACCGAAGTGCGACCGCTGCGAGGTCTCGGAGGAGATCACTTCGCGTGAGTAGGGATGTTGTCCAACGCCCGCTTGAAAGAGCATGCTTTCAGCGATACCATCTGCGCGAGGGGGGAGGTGTCAACCTGGGAGATTGGCTGCTATGGCCACGCGCCGTCGTAAGAAGCAAACCAAGGGTTCGGAGGACTACCGGCATCCTGAGTCTACCAGCCCGATGCGGCCGGATGTGGGCACGCAGGCGCAGTTCCGCAAGAAGAAGCCGCCGGTCACCTACCGATATGACTCCTCCCTCTCGCCGGCGCTGGACTGGGACGGGCAGAACGGGGCGCGGGAGCTGGGCGAGTGGCTGCTGGCCTGCATCGAGGACGCAGCCGCGCTGGAGCCGCCTCACAAGTTCTCCGAGCCTCGGGTGTTCAAAGGCGGCGACGGCGCGGTCCTCGTCACAGTCTCCGGCCTCCATGATGCAGTTGAGCAGCTCAAGCGCCTCGGCAAGCCGTTCCTGAACTGGGCGGGCAAGGCGGAGCGGCTTTCCTTCGATGTGCCGACGCTCCCGCTTTTCGTGCACGAACGCCTCAGCACTCAGGCCATCATCGAGACGCTCAAGTCCCACCGCAAGGCGCCCGCCCTCAACCAGATGGCGCTCTTCGCCGACCCGCAGCATTCGGTGTCCGACCAGGTGCTCAGGGCCTACGAGTATCGGGACAACTGGGTGAACCGGCTGATCCTGGGTGACAGTCTCGTGGTGATGAACTCGCTGCTGCACTATGAGGGGCTGGGCGGTCAGGTGCAGATGATCTACATGGACCCCCCGTACGGGGTCAGATTCGGCAGCAACTTCCAGCCCTTCGTGCGGAGGACCGAGGTCAGGCACAACGACGATGATGACGTCACGCGAGAGCCCGAGATGGTGCAGGCTTACCGAGACACATGGGAACTCGGTATTCATTCGTACTTGACTTACATGCGCGACCGCCTGCTTGTCTCCCGCGAGTTGCTCGGCCCCTCGGGCAGCGTGTTCGTTCAGATCAGTGACGAGAACCTCCACCACCTCAGAGAACTGATGGATGAGGTCTTCGGTGCCGACAACCTGGTAGCGGTGATTGCTTTTACGAAGACCACCGTCGCAACATCCCTCCTGCTCCCCACCGTGTGCGACTTCGTTCTGTGGTACGCGAAGGATCGTTCTGCCGTGAAGTTCAGGAGTCTGTTCCTGCCCAAGAAGCTCGGCGACGAGGGCGCCACCCGTTACAACTTCCTCGAACTGCCCGATGGGACACGAAGGCGGCTCACCAAGGAAGAACAGGAAGGAAGCGTGGCCGCTCCGGCGAGCGGAAGACTCTACACCACTACTGATCTTAAGTCGCAGGGGTTCCGGCAGTTCACCACCGTGCCATTCGCATTCCAAGGCCAGGAGTACCATCCGGGCCCGAATATGAACTGGAAGACAACTCTCCAGGGCCTTGAGCGGCTTGCGGGCCAGAGTCGGATAGTGGTCGAAGGCAACTCGCTTCGCTACCTGAGGTACTTCGACGATTACCCCGTGAACCCTCTGTCAAACGTGTGGACGGACATCGGAGGCATTCAGAGCCGGACTGACCCAAAGGTCTACGTTGTACAGACGACGAACAAGGCCATAATGCGTTGCATGCTGATGACAACGGACCCCGGCGACCTGGTTCTCGACCCGACCTGCGGGAGCGGGACAACGGCGTATGTCGCCGAACAGTGGGGGCGGCGCTGGATTTCGATTGACGTGAGCCGCGTTCCGGCCGCGTTGGCGCGGCAGCGCATCCTGACAGCCACGTTCCCCTGGTACGAACTCCAGGACGAGAAACGCGGCCCGGCAGGCGGCTTCGTCTACAAGCGCAAGCAGAACAAGAAGGGCGAGGAGGTGGGCGGCATCGTCCCCCACATCACGCTGAAGTGCATTGCCAACAACGAAGAGCCGCAGATGGAGGTCCTTGTCGACCGGCCCGAAGAAGACAAGGCTATCACGCGCGTGGCCGGTCCGTTCGTGGTCGAGGCGACGATCCCGACACCGGTGGACTGGGAGGCGGACGGCGAGGAGGACTCCGGCGCGGACATGCAAGAGCGTGGCGCGTTCCTCGACCGCATGCTCGAGGTACTGCGCAAGAGCCCGGTCCTCCGCCTGGAAGGCAACCGCACCGTGACGCTCAAGAACGTCCGCCCGCCGGCCAAGTCGCTCTCCCTCTCCGCCGAGGCGATGGTGACGCCTGCCGAACTCGGTCCGCCGAAGACGCTGGAGGACATGCGGGAGCACGCCCTCGACGCGAAGGGAGGGCGGCTGCCGTTCAGCGACAGGCCTGTCGCCATCCTGTTCGGCCCCGAGAACGGCGCCGTCAGCGAGAAGCTGGTCTACGAGGCGGCGCGCGAGGCGCACGCCAAGGACTACGCGCACATGTTCGTGATCGGCTTCGCTGTCCAGCCGAACGCGCGGAAGCTGGTGGACGACTGCGACAAGGCCGTCGGCGTGCCGGCCAGCTA
The Candidatus Brocadiaceae bacterium genome window above contains:
- a CDS encoding site-specific DNA-methyltransferase, translating into MATRRRKKQTKGSEDYRHPESTSPMRPDVGTQAQFRKKKPPVTYRYDSSLSPALDWDGQNGARELGEWLLACIEDAAALEPPHKFSEPRVFKGGDGAVLVTVSGLHDAVEQLKRLGKPFLNWAGKAERLSFDVPTLPLFVHERLSTQAIIETLKSHRKAPALNQMALFADPQHSVSDQVLRAYEYRDNWVNRLILGDSLVVMNSLLHYEGLGGQVQMIYMDPPYGVRFGSNFQPFVRRTEVRHNDDDDVTREPEMVQAYRDTWELGIHSYLTYMRDRLLVSRELLGPSGSVFVQISDENLHHLRELMDEVFGADNLVAVIAFTKTTVATSLLLPTVCDFVLWYAKDRSAVKFRSLFLPKKLGDEGATRYNFLELPDGTRRRLTKEEQEGSVAAPASGRLYTTTDLKSQGFRQFTTVPFAFQGQEYHPGPNMNWKTTLQGLERLAGQSRIVVEGNSLRYLRYFDDYPVNPLSNVWTDIGGIQSRTDPKVYVVQTTNKAIMRCMLMTTDPGDLVLDPTCGSGTTAYVAEQWGRRWISIDVSRVPAALARQRILTATFPWYELQDEKRGPAGGFVYKRKQNKKGEEVGGIVPHITLKCIANNEEPQMEVLVDRPEEDKAITRVAGPFVVEATIPTPVDWEADGEEDSGADMQERGAFLDRMLEVLRKSPVLRLEGNRTVTLKNVRPPAKSLSLSAEAMVTPAELGPPKTLEDMREHALDAKGGRLPFSDRPVAILFGPENGAVSEKLVYEAAREAHAKDYAHMFVIGFAVQPNARKLVDDCDKAVGVPASYVQMTPDLMMGDLLKNMRSSQIFSVCGLPEIAVRKTKGGKYQVELLGLDTFDPATMKPEHRRGDDVPAWFLDTDYNGLCFHVCHAFFPLTGAWESIKKALKGTYDESVWDHLAGTTSAEFEPGEHGQVAVKVIDDRGNELLVVKDLKEAD